CATCCGGTGCAAATCTGCCCAGCACATAACCCGGAACATCGCGCCCCGGAGCAGGTGCCCCGATACCAATTCGCAGGCGAGGGATTTCATCACTCCCTAGCCGACGAATCACATCGTCCAAACCTTTTTGCCCCCCCGACGATCCCTTGCCTCGAAATCGCAACTTGCCCAGTGGCAGTGCAAAGTCGTCGCAGATGACCAGGATATCGGGATGCTCGATCTTATAAAAATCTCTTGCCGCCAGGACACTTGCCCCGCTGCCATTCATATAGGTGAGTGGCAACAGCAACAGTGATCGCTGACCGGCAATCGTTGCTTCGTACAGTTCGCCTTGAAACTTCGCTTTCGCTGGACCGCTCGACCGCGTGGCAATCAACTTTGCGAGTGTCGCAAAACCGACATTGTGCCTTGTGCCCGTGTATTGCTTGCCAGGATTCCCCAGGCCGACGATCAGTTTCATCCTCGCCGGCCCTGCTGATTCGCTCATCGACCAACCACTTATCAGGCAGCCGATTACTCGGCAGCTTCGTCGCCCGTCTTTTCCTTGCGGATCAGTTCCGGCTCGACACTCGCCTCGGCAGCAGCCAATTCTTCTTCTGTCTTGGCGGCAATGCACGAAACGATGACCAGGTGAGGATCGGTCGTCAGCTTGGCACCCTCCGGCAGCGCGATGTCGCTGGCGTGAATGCTCTTGCCCAAGTGCAGGTTGTTAATATTGGCAAACAACTTGTCGGGAATGGCAATGGCCGGGCATTCGATGTGGAGTTCGTGCAGCACGAACTGCAACACACCACCTTCGGAAAGGCCCGGAGCAGTACCCTTCAGCTCGACAGCCACGGTGGTCTCGACGAGTTCCTTTTCCGACACGCGGATCAGGTCGACGTGAATAATGTCTTTCGAGTACGTGTCCCACTGCACTTCACGCAGTAGAGCCGTCTCGGTGATATCGCCACTCAGCTTGACGAGCTTGCCACCGTGCTTGATGACAGCGTTCAACTGGGCGACCGGAACCGACAGCGGAGCGTTGGCTTCGCCGTGACCGTAAAGGATGGCGGGAACCAAGCCCGTGGTGCGCAACCGACGAGTTTCGGCGGTGCCCAACTTTTCGCGTTTCGTAACGACCAGCGTATCTGACATGTCCGCTCATTCCTTCCGGCAAACAAAAACGACTTATTTCCCTAGCTATATTGCTCTTAGGGATGATTGTTCTTTAGGCGAGAAACCCCCTATTGTGCCAAAAAACAGCGGGTTCGCAAGGGCATCCAAGCGAGAAATCCGAAAGGTTTTTGAAGATGATATGTCGGCTGGAAAACGCCCAGAAATTCGCCCGACAAACGACTCAGCTAGCCCATATCAACTGCTTCAGAGTCGGCACGCGACTCGATGTAAGTTTTCTGACGCGAATTGGCTTTCCGCCCTACTTGTTGAATTAATCGGCGACTTTTTCAACAGCAGACACCGTATCTCTCGGGCCCGACGCGCCGGAGTGTTGAAAAAGTCCGGACTTATTCAACACTCCCCGAAAGAGCGTATTCGCAACTTAAGCCGCCTTTTGACTAGGGTCGACGTGGCGGGCCTTCACCGGCTGGACCAGGTCCACCTGGGCCGCCAGGCCCCCTGCCTCCCGGGCCACGTCCACCACCTCCGGGTCCGCCGCGCATGCCACCTGCTTTAGCCACGCCAGCCTGAACAGTTCCTGGTGCCGGATCTTCAGCATTCTTGCCCAGCACGACATCGAAGTTCGCAGCCAACTCGCCGATTTTGGAGTTTTTTACCGGCTGGAACGGAACCAGCACCGACTTGGCTTGGTCACCCAAGTTGCGGAGGATTCCGTCTCGCTCGTTCCCCGGGTGACCATCGACAAACAACTGCGTCGTAAGCACTCGCTTCCCATTTCGACTGATACCGACGTGAATATGCGGCGTGCGACCCGGATAAGGCACCGGCTTGATCGTGCGGAAGTAGTACTCCCCTTTACTGTTCGTCAAAAAGCGG
Above is a window of Anatilimnocola aggregata DNA encoding:
- the pth gene encoding aminoacyl-tRNA hydrolase; this translates as MKLIVGLGNPGKQYTGTRHNVGFATLAKLIATRSSGPAKAKFQGELYEATIAGQRSLLLLPLTYMNGSGASVLAARDFYKIEHPDILVICDDFALPLGKLRFRGKGSSGGQKGLDDVIRRLGSDEIPRLRIGIGAPAPGRDVPGYVLGRFAPDEQSAADESIVRAAESAEAWVEKGLSYCMNQYNAA
- a CDS encoding 50S ribosomal protein L25, whose translation is MSDTLVVTKREKLGTAETRRLRTTGLVPAILYGHGEANAPLSVPVAQLNAVIKHGGKLVKLSGDITETALLREVQWDTYSKDIIHVDLIRVSEKELVETTVAVELKGTAPGLSEGGVLQFVLHELHIECPAIAIPDKLFANINNLHLGKSIHASDIALPEGAKLTTDPHLVIVSCIAAKTEEELAAAEASVEPELIRKEKTGDEAAE
- a CDS encoding dioxygenase family protein; protein product: MLRSSFSRRNFLAQSAFTAAMFTTPGLYAEMLSQTPAMTEGPFYPDKLPLDTDNDLLLLNDAITPAVGEVTHLTGKILDLNGEPIVNAFVEIWQVDHHGAYLHAGTSNADKRDKNFQGYGRFLTNSKGEYYFRTIKPVPYPGRTPHIHVGISRNGKRVLTTQLFVDGHPGNERDGILRNLGDQAKSVLVPFQPVKNSKIGELAANFDVVLGKNAEDPAPGTVQAGVAKAGGMRGGPGGGGRGPGGRGPGGPGGPGPAGEGPPRRP